The window GAGCCGCCGCGTTTCGGGATCCATCACCACGTTTTCGAGGATCGTGCCGAAGCGCTGCGTCGTGGCAAAGATTTCCGGTTCGCCCTCGGCGGACAGGCGGATAACCTTCGCGTAGCACCCGTTTTCGAAATTGAAGATGCCGTCGGGCGCCCAGCCGTGCTCGTCGTCGCCGATCAGCACGCGTTTCGGATCCGCCGACAGCGTCGTCTTGCCCGTGCCCGACAGGCCGAAAAACAGCGCCGACGTGCCATCCGCTCCGAGGTTCGCCGAGCAATGCATCGGCATGACGTCCTCGTCGGGCAAAAGGAAGTTGAGCAGCGTGAAGACGCTCTTTTTGATCTCGCCGGCGTAGCTTGTTCCGCCGATGAGCACCATGCGCCTCGCGAAGTTCAGGATGACGAAGGTGCCCGAATTCGTGCCGTCGGTCGCGGGATCGGCCGTGAAGCCGGGCGCGCAAAGGATGGTGTAGTCCGGAGAAAATTCGCCGTCTTCTTCGTCCCACGGCAAAAACATGTTGCGCGCGAAAAGGCTATGCCACGCGAATTCCGTGACGACGCGGATGCCGCGGCGGTGCCTCGGGTGCGCACCGGCGGCGCGCTCCTGCACAAAGACCTCGCGCGCGGAAAGCCAGGCGATCATGCGCTCGCGCAGGCGATCGAATTTTTCCGCGGCGATCGACCGGTTGACGTCTCCCCAGTCGATGCGGTCACGCGTCGTCGATTCGTCCACGATGAACCGGTCCCGGGGCGCTCGCCCCGTGTGAGAGCCGGTCACGGTGACCAGCGGCCCTTCGTGGGCGATCCGCCCCTCGCTCCGGCGGATCGCGTGCTCGTAAAGCTCCGCGGAGGTCGGATTGATGTGGGCCGGGCCGGTCAGACCAAGAGAAACCAGTTCGCGGCGGGACACGCAGGGCTCCTTGGGGCGCATTCGCAAGGGAATGAAAATGGCGCGGCGCGCCGAGGCGAAATTAGCACAGCGGTTCGGCATGGAAAAGTTCCGCCGTCAATCGGCTCACTTTTCCGCGGCCAGGAGAATGACGCGCGCGTCAAAATCGATTATAGGTATCAGCCTGCGTTTTTAATGTATCGAAGGATCGGAGGGACCCATGATGAGCAGAAAGTACGCCGCGATTCTGTTTTGCCTGGTGGGTGTTCTTGCCGCTGCGCCCGCCTGGTCGCAAACGACGATTTTCGAGGAGGACTTCAATTCCGGATTCCCGTCCGGCTGGGTCGTCGTCAACAACGGCGCGGGCGGCGCCGAGGTCTGGTTTCTGAACACCGGGAGTCCGCCCTCTTACATCGACCAGTCCTTTTTCGCGAGCGACTTCATGCAGGTCGACAAGGCGATCGGTTCGCTCACGGTCGTCGATACCGAACTGGTCTCCATGACGATCGACACGACGGACTTCTTCGACGTCGAGCTCGTTTTCGACATGATCTTCGACCCGTTTTTGGTCACCGGCGCGCCGACCGGCGTCGTGATCATCGATGATATCGTCACCGCCGATACCGAGACGCTGGTGACGTTCAGCGCCTCCTATGCCGAGAACGAGCCCCTGGTGCTCGGTACGCCCGAATGGGCGGACGACAACCCCAACATCCAGATCACCTGGTACTTCACGTCGCTGACGAACGACGACCTGCTCTCGTTCTGGGGGATCGACAACGTGGTTGTGCAGGGCAACACGACGACCACAACCACCACAACGACAACGACAACGACCACCACAACCACAACGACGACGACGACGACCACGACCACGACGACAACCACAACCACATCCACCACCACGTCGACGACGACAACGACCACGACGACAACAACGACGCAGCCGACGACAACAACGACGCTCGGCACCACGACCACGTCAACGTTGACGACCACCTCAACGGGCGGCACGACCACGTCAACGGGCGGCACGACAACTTCGACCGGCGGTTCGACGACAACGACGGGAGCTTCGACCACGACGACCACCGGCGGCGGCACCACGACGACAACCGGCGGCGGCGATGATGACGACATGGACGACGACACCGCGGACGATGACACGGGTGACGATGACACGGGTTCTGATGACGATGCCTTCGATGACGACGACACGGGTTCCGATGACGATGCCTTCGAAGACGACGACATGAACGATGACGATTCGGA of the bacterium genome contains:
- the pckA gene encoding phosphoenolpyruvate carboxykinase (ATP), with protein sequence MRPKEPCVSRRELVSLGLTGPAHINPTSAELYEHAIRRSEGRIAHEGPLVTVTGSHTGRAPRDRFIVDESTTRDRIDWGDVNRSIAAEKFDRLRERMIAWLSAREVFVQERAAGAHPRHRRGIRVVTEFAWHSLFARNMFLPWDEEDGEFSPDYTILCAPGFTADPATDGTNSGTFVILNFARRMVLIGGTSYAGEIKKSVFTLLNFLLPDEDVMPMHCSANLGADGTSALFFGLSGTGKTTLSADPKRVLIGDDEHGWAPDGIFNFENGCYAKVIRLSAEGEPEIFATTQRFGTILENVVMDPETRRLDLDDDSLTENTRGSYPLTHIPNARPGGVYPHPKSLIMLTCDAFGVLPPIARLDTNEAMYHFLSGYTAKVAGTEKGLGNEPSATFSTCFGAPFMVWPPTRYAGLLEQYVEKHKTACWLVNTGWTGGPYGVGKRISLRHTRAIVSAIVGGALTGAKVERDAVFGLAVPLEIPGVPNELLDARSTWPDISAYDRKAAELAELFRKNFARFTGPVADRYRPFGPHD